In one Alnus glutinosa chromosome 12, dhAlnGlut1.1, whole genome shotgun sequence genomic region, the following are encoded:
- the LOC133851498 gene encoding putative invertase inhibitor: MKPFTTFIFLCTLCLPLFPQEIAARPRNVTKTIKQVCAHTAHKDLCVSTLAADPSSQQANQTGLALVALRVASTNASDITEHIKVSVTDMSLEPAVQQGLSDCMDNYVDAAEQLDDSVAALLAGAYHDLSTWVNVAIADANSCESSIKGLKTGMSKKNVLFQQLCENALAITKAVAGK, translated from the coding sequence atgaagcCATTTACGACCTTCATCTTTCTCTGTACGCTGTGCCTCCCCCTTTTCCCACAGGAAATAGCTGCGCGCCCAAGGAATGTCACCAAAACAATTAAGCAAGTCTGCGCGCACACGGCTCACAAGGATCTCTGTGTCTCCACCCTTGCGGCTGACCCGAGTAGCCAACAAGCCAACCAAACTGGCCTGGCCTTGGTGGCGCTGAGGGTCGCGTCAACGAATGCCTCGGACATAACCGAACACATTAAGGTGTCGGTTACCGACATGAGTTTAGAGCCTGCGGTCCAGCAGGGCCTGTCTGACTGCATGGACAATTATGTCGACGCGGCTGAGCAGCTCGATGACTCGGTCGCCGCCTTGTTGGCCGGTGCCTACCATGATTTGAGTACTTGGGTGAATGTAGCCATTGCTGATGCCAATTCATGCGAGAGCTCGATCAAGGGACTCAAAACCGGCATGTCTAAGAAAAATGTATTGTTTCAGCAGCTATGCGAGAATGCCTTGGCCATCACCAAGGCCGTTGCCGGAAAGTGA
- the LOC133851584 gene encoding probable pectinesterase/pectinesterase inhibitor 7 translates to MASSKLFYFMTFSYLLLLPSLSFAGSNSSSPVSPGTVCKSTPDPSYCKSVLPYNQTANVHDYGRYSVRKALSESRKFLNMVDSYLNHKSALTTSAIRALEDCQLLAGLNMDFLLTSFQTVTTTNQTLSSSKAEDIQTLLSAILTNQQTCLDGLQATASAWSIKKGLAVPLSNGTKLYSVSLALFTKGWVPERKKATSWQPTRKQRGFRHGRLPLKMSSRTRAIYESVSRRKLLQSGNDDEVLVSDIVVVSQDGSGNFSTISDAIAAAPNNSKSSDGYFLIYVTAGVYQEYVSIAKNKKYLMMVGDGINQTIITGNRSVVDGWTTFNSATFAVVAPGFVAVNITIRNTAGAIKHQAVALRSGADLSTFYSCSFEAYQDTLYTHSLRQFYRECDVYGTVDFIFGNAAVVFQNCNLYPRLPMSGQFNAITAQGRTDPNQNTGTSIQNCTIKAADDLALSNSTVKTYLGRPWKEYSRTIYMQSFLDSLINAAGWMAWDGDFALSTLYYAEYNNTGPGSNTTNRVAWPGYRVINSTDVGNFTAANFLLVDDWLPQTGVPYSGGLI, encoded by the exons ATGGCTTCTTCCAAGCTCTTCTATTTCATGACATTTTCATatctccttcttcttccctcTCTATCCTTTGCCGGCAGCAATTCATCCAGCCCAGTCTCACCAGGAACCGTTTGCAAGTCCACCCCGGATCCTTCTTACTGCAAATCTGTGCTCCCTTACAACCAGACTGCCAACGTCCATGACTACGGCAGGTATTCAGTCCGGAAAGCATTGTCTGAATCCCGCAAGTTTTTGAACATGGTGGACAGTTATCTAAACCACAAGTCCGCCTTGACAACATCGGCGATTCGGGCGCTCGAAGATTGCCAGCTGCTTGCCGGGCTGAACATGGATTTCCTCTTAACCAGCTTCCAAACTGTTACCACGACGAATCAAACTCTTTCTAGCTCGAAAGCAGAGGACATCCAAACATTGCTTAGTGCCATTTTAACAAACCAGCAAACTTGTTTGGATGGATTGCAAGCCACGGCGTCGGCTTGGAGCATAAAGAAGGGCCTCGCGGTCCCGCTTTCGAATGGCACGAAGCTGTATAGTGtctctctagctctctttaCCAAGGGTTGGGTGCCTGAGAGAAAGAAAGCCACATCGTGGCAGCCTACGAGGAAACAACGTGGTTTCCGACACGGACGCTTGCCCTTAAAAATGTCTAGCCGGACGCGCGCCATTTACGAGTCGGTGAGCAGGAGAAAGCTGCTTCAGTCCGGAAATGATGACGAGGTTTTGGTGTCTGACATCGTGGTCGTGAGTCAAGATGGAAGTGGAAACTTCAGCACCATCAGTGACGCCATAGCTGCAGCTCCAAACAATTCTAAATCCAGCGATGGCTACTTCTTGATCTATGTCACGGCGGGTGTTTACCAAGAGTACGTGTCCATTGCCAAGAACAAGAAGTATTTGATGATGGTAGGAGATGGTATCAATCAGACTATTATCACAGGCAACCGGAGCGTCGTTGATGGCTGGACAACTTTCAATTCAGCAACATTTG CTGTGGTGGCGCCAGGGTTTGTGGCCGTGAACATAACTATCCGTAACACCGCCGGGGCAATTAAGCACCAGGCCGTGGCGCTTCGAAGTGGTGCCGATTTATCTACATTTTATAGTTGTAGCTTTGAAGCGTACCAAGACACCTTATACACACATTCTCTCAGGCAGTTCTACAGAGAGTGTGACGTATACGGCACCGTCGATTTCATATTTGGTAACGCCGCAGTTGTTTTCCAAAATTGCAACTTATATCCCCGGCTGCCGATGAGCGGACAGTTCAACGCCATCACAGCACAAGGTCGAACGGACCCAAATCAGAACACTGGCACTTCAATTCAGAATTGTACTATCAAGGCTGCCGACGATCTGGCTTTGAGCAATAGCACTGTTAAGACGTACTTGGGAAGGCCATGGAAGGAGTATTCTCGGACAATTTACATGCAGAGTTTCTTGGATAGTTTGATCAATGCCGCAGGGTGGATGGCGTGGGATGGAGATTTTGCGCTAAGCACGTTGTATTACGCTGAGTATAATAACACGGGACCCGGATCGAACACTACAAACAGAGTGGCATGGCCTGGTTACCGTGTGATTAATTCGACCGATGTTGGTAATTTCACGGCTGCCAACTTCTTGCTCGTCGACGACTGGTTGCCTCAAACGGGAGTGCCCTACAGTGGTGGCTTAATATGA
- the LOC133851499 gene encoding uncharacterized protein LOC133851499 translates to MLPSFYGLDNEDPYKHLDEFLEICLTIRLQNISEDALRMRLFPFSLKNKAKYWLNSLKTNSITSWAQMQHEFLKRYFTIGKTNQIRKAITGFSQIEGEPFHETWDRMKDLLRRCPHHAVPKWQLIQCFYDGLTEPHRQMVDASCGGTFMLKSEDDAWILFENLAENSLHHSSSGRRAPTSKNQRSETIFGVSHSLDVTTKVDALSRKLDQIMAAGFAPTTVSHIPPPQEVCSFWSNPSHQEKDCSVIGQFSEVPHEQVNAAISRPVNDPYSHSYNPGWRNHPNFSWRAPGNQGPTIGVHNQAHPLPPNQSYNPNYQPHRYQYQSAVPPRNSAFEDKVLTALGNLEANTQLLNSHSQSIAKLEGQVGQLANAFNQRKEGKLPSQPIANPKGQYMVDGSASGRTTHEQVQAVTTLRSGRTVDNQVRQKDTEEGESRSNLKIPLENLKDKLKTTPEIPYEPRAPFPERLKEPPSAVKQGERYQEMMDVFKKVQVNIPFLDAIRQIPPYAKFLKDLCTQKRKMRKRSPEKIILTEKVSSLIQHAVAPKVKDLGAPTISCIIGDHTIDKALLDLGAGVNLLPYSVYEQLGLEELKPMTVILQLVDRSVKKPRGIIEDVIIRVDRFYFPVDFIVLDTEPVPDPAKFIPVILGRPFLATANACINCRTGEMEITFGNMKVKLNIFNLFSIHQILMSVSYWT, encoded by the coding sequence ATGCTCCCATCTTTTTATGGGCTTGATAACGAGGACCCCTATAAGCATCTTGATGAATTCCTTGAAATCTGTTTAACTATAAGATTACAGAACATCTCTGAAGATGCTTTGCGTATGCGtttgtttccattttctttaaaaaataaagcaaaatattGGTTGAATTCCCTAAAGACTAactccatcacttcttgggctcagatgcaacacgagttccttaagaGGTATTTTACCATagggaaaacaaaccaaatacGGAAAGCCATAACCGGTTTTTCACAAATAGAGGGGGAACCTTTTCATGAAACTTGGGATAGGATGAAGGACCTTCTACGGAGgtgtccacatcatgctgttcccaagtggcaACTTATTCAGTGTTTCTATGATGGCTTAACAGAGCCTCATAGACAAATGGTAGATGCCTCCTGTGGGGGTACGTTTATGCTTAAAAGTGAAGATGATGCGTGGATCCTGTTTGAAAACTTAGCTGaaaattctttacaccattcatcatctGGTCGTAGGGCACCTACATCTAAGAACCAAAGAAGTGAGACAATTTTCGGAGTAAGCCATTCCTTAGATGTGACTACTAAGGTAGATGCCTTATCAAGAAAATTAGATCAAATTATGGCTGCTGGTTTTGCACCTACAACTGTTTCTCACATTCCACCTCCACAGGAAGTTTGCTCATTTTGGTCTAATCCATCGCATCAGGAGAAAGATTGCTCCGTCATAGGACAATTCTCTGAAGTTCCTCATGAGCAAGTAAATGCAGCCATCTCCAGACCGGTTAATGATCCATATTCTCATTCGTATAACCCGGGATGGAGAAATCATCCGAACTTCTCTTGGCGAGCTCCAGGGAATCAGGGACCAACTATAGGAGTGCATAATCAGGCACACCCTTTGCCTCCTAATCAATCCTATAATCCCAATTATCAGCCCCATCGGTATCAGTACCAGTCAGCTGTTCCTCCAAGAAATTCTGCTTTTGAGGATAAGGTTTTAACTGCACTTGGTAACTTGGAAGCAAATACTCAATTGCTGAATTCTCATTCCCAATCGATTGCCAAGTTAGAAGGTCAAGTTGGACAGCTGGCAAATGCGTTTAATCAGAGAAAAGAAGGGAAACTTCCCTCACAACCAATAGCCAACCCTAAGGGACAATACATGGTCGATGGGAGTGCTTCCGGCAGAACCACCCATGAGCAAGTCCAAGCGGTTACAACCTTAAGGAGTGGAAGGACAGTCGATAATCAGGTCAGGCAGAAAGACACTGAAGAAGGTGAATCCCGATCAAATCTAAAGATACCCCTTGAGAATCTAAAAGATAAGTTGAAAACCACTCCTGAGATACCTTATGAGCCTAGAGCTCCATTCCCTGAACGTCTCAAGGAGCCTCCTAGTGCTGTGAAGCAAGGAGAAAGATACCAAGAAATGATGGATGTTTTTAAAAAGGTACAAGTTAATATACCATTTCTTGATGCTATCCGACAGATCCCACCTTATGCTAAGTTTCTAAAAGATTTGTGTACTCAAAAGCGTAAGATGAGGAAGCGTAGtccagaaaaaattattttgaccgAAAAAGTAAGTTCTTTGATACAACATGCTGTAGCCCCCAAAGTTAAGGATCTGGGTGCTCCCACTATTTCTTGTATTATTGGAGACCATACCATTGACAAGGCACTCCTTGATTTAGGTGCAGGtgttaatttgttaccttaCTCGGTCTATGAGCAATTAGGACTCGAAGAGTTAAAGCCCATGACGGTTATCTTGCAACTTGTAGACAGATCCGTAAAGAAACCTCGTGGTATAATTGAAGATGTAATCATTAGAGTGGACAGGTTCTACTTCCCAGTAGATTTCATTGTTCTTGATACAGAACCTGTCCCAGACCCCGCAAAGTTTATCCCAGTCATCCTTGGACGCcctttcttagctacggctaacgcttGCATAAATTGCAGGACAGGAGAAATGGAGATAACCTTTGGGAACATGAAGGTAAAGCTGAACATTTTCAATCTTTTCAGCATCCATCAGATATTAATGAGTGTTTCTTATTGGACATGA
- the LOC133851501 gene encoding pectinesterase inhibitor-like — MKPITTLFMLSILCLSLVPHQIVADDPAKSTNNLIEHACQRSRSRDFCVSSLASDPSSQHADLRGLASIAIKLAHKNATDLMDHIAVLANNDTISTDPAAQQGLYDCSDNYLDAAEQLENSLAALSENSYHDADVSNWVKAAIADAKSCEAAVEGLKFELSHQNRVFILLAKNAFATVQVLTG, encoded by the coding sequence ATGAAACCCATTACAACCCTTTTCATGCTCTCAATCCTCTGCCTCTCCTTAGTGCCACACCAAATTGTCGCAGATGATCCTGCCAAAAGCACCAATAATCTAATAGAACATGCTTGCCAGCGCTCAAGAAGTAGAGATTTTTGTGTCTCTAGCCTTGCGTCTGATCCTAGTAGCCAACATGCCGACCTAAGAGGCTTAGCGTCGATAGCAATCAAGCTCGCCCATAAAAATGCCACCGACCTGATGGACCACATTGCCGTTTTGGCTAACAATGACACCATTAGTACAGACCCTGCCGCTCAGCAGGGCCTATACGATTGCTCGGATAATTACCTGGACGCAGCCGAGCAGCTTGAGAACTCACTCGCCGCTCTCTCGGAGAATTCCTACCACGACGCTGACGTGAGCAATTGGGTGAAGGCAGCGATTGCTGATGCTAAATCATGTGAGGCCGCCGTTGAGGGACTGAAGTTTGAGCTGTCCCACCAGAACAGAGTATTTATTCTGTTAGCCAAGAATGCCTTCGCCACCGTTCAGGTCTTGACTGGATAA